In the genome of Flexistipes sinusarabici DSM 4947, one region contains:
- the accC gene encoding acetyl-CoA carboxylase biotin carboxylase subunit: protein MAEIKKVLVANRGEIAIRIFRTCRKMGIKTVAVYTHADRKAPHVRYADEAYCITDSASDTNYLKMDKIIKIAKDTGAAIHPGYGFYAENADFVRKCDEEDVTFIGPKAEHIDLMGSKTGARMAMAEAGVPTVPGTKNPIRDVDEAKKICRDIGYPIMLKAVYGGGGKGMRLVEKEEDFDSAFRTASSEAKNAFGNGDMYIEKFIIQPHHVEVQVLGDSHGNALHLFDRECSIQRRHQKVIEEAPSPFINEETREKMCEVASKAVKRLGYISAGTLEFVVGADQSFYFLEMNTRLQVEHPITEMITGVDIVREMIRIAEGKEISFKQEEIHRNGHAIECRIYAEDPSNNFAPSPGLLTIYQTPEGPNVRVESGAYQGYEIPLYYDPMIAKVCANSKTREGAIENMKRILSEYIIAGIKTSIPFHFSVLKNETFLSGNYDTGFIDNKFDKEDLERKEHEDPTVPLVAAAIKQLMSEKIAAARSRTRPEVGESDWKRFGKLLNFGNRI from the coding sequence ATGGCTGAGATAAAAAAGGTTTTAGTTGCAAATAGAGGCGAAATAGCCATACGTATTTTCAGAACATGCAGAAAAATGGGTATAAAAACCGTAGCTGTTTATACACATGCAGACAGGAAAGCCCCGCATGTCCGGTATGCGGATGAGGCATATTGCATAACTGACAGTGCAAGTGATACAAATTATCTTAAAATGGATAAAATTATTAAAATTGCCAAAGATACTGGGGCGGCAATTCATCCTGGGTACGGTTTTTATGCTGAAAACGCTGATTTTGTCAGAAAATGTGATGAAGAGGATGTGACGTTCATAGGCCCCAAGGCCGAGCATATTGACCTTATGGGAAGTAAAACCGGAGCCAGGATGGCTATGGCTGAAGCCGGTGTCCCCACAGTGCCCGGGACAAAAAATCCTATAAGGGATGTTGATGAAGCGAAAAAGATATGCAGGGATATAGGATATCCGATTATGCTGAAAGCCGTTTACGGCGGCGGCGGCAAAGGGATGAGGCTTGTCGAGAAAGAAGAGGATTTTGATTCTGCTTTCCGCACAGCAAGCTCCGAAGCCAAGAATGCCTTCGGCAACGGTGATATGTATATAGAAAAGTTTATTATTCAGCCTCATCATGTTGAGGTTCAGGTTTTGGGAGATTCCCACGGCAATGCGCTGCATCTGTTCGACAGGGAATGTTCCATTCAGAGAAGGCACCAGAAGGTAATTGAGGAAGCACCTTCTCCTTTTATCAATGAGGAAACACGTGAGAAGATGTGTGAAGTTGCTTCAAAAGCTGTAAAAAGGCTTGGCTATATAAGTGCAGGTACTCTGGAGTTTGTTGTTGGTGCTGACCAGAGCTTTTATTTCCTTGAAATGAATACAAGGCTGCAGGTGGAGCACCCGATAACCGAAATGATTACCGGTGTTGATATTGTGCGGGAAATGATTCGTATTGCAGAAGGAAAGGAGATTTCCTTTAAACAGGAGGAAATTCATAGAAACGGGCATGCTATTGAGTGCCGTATTTATGCTGAGGATCCTTCAAACAATTTTGCTCCGTCTCCCGGACTTCTTACAATATATCAGACCCCCGAAGGACCCAATGTGAGAGTGGAGAGCGGTGCTTACCAGGGATATGAAATTCCCTTGTATTATGATCCAATGATTGCGAAGGTTTGCGCAAACAGTAAAACACGTGAAGGCGCAATTGAAAACATGAAAAGAATCCTTTCCGAGTATATCATTGCAGGTATAAAAACATCCATTCCATTCCATTTCAGTGTACTTAAAAACGAAACGTTTTTAAGCGGAAACTATGATACGGGTTTTATCGACAACAAATTCGATAAAGAAGATCTGGAGAGAAAAGAACACGAAGATCCCACTGTACCTTTGGTTGCTGCGGCTATTAAACAACTTATGTCTGAAAAAATTGCAGCAGCCAGATCGAGGACCAGACCGGAAGTGGGAGAGTCCGATTGGAAACGTTTCGGTAAATTACTTAATTTCGGCAACAGGATATAG
- a CDS encoding ATP-binding protein has product MHTKPSVMELTVPGNIKLVSALGETAELFVKSIVRNGGEIQDLAFKINLALTEAASNAIFYGCKNSEHIRIKIELDNNTINIEVIDKGGGLELSDIQKPDPFDERGRGLYIIKQFMDSIDYHQNPDGECVFTMKKYITTNSQII; this is encoded by the coding sequence ATGCACACAAAGCCGTCCGTTATGGAACTTACTGTTCCCGGAAATATAAAACTTGTTTCCGCCTTGGGGGAGACGGCCGAGCTGTTTGTAAAGAGCATAGTAAGGAACGGCGGTGAAATCCAGGATCTTGCCTTCAAGATAAATCTCGCCCTAACAGAAGCAGCTTCCAATGCCATTTTTTACGGTTGCAAAAACAGTGAGCATATAAGGATAAAGATAGAGCTGGATAATAATACAATAAATATAGAAGTAATTGATAAGGGAGGAGGGCTCGAGCTTTCAGATATCCAAAAGCCTGACCCCTTTGATGAAAGGGGAAGAGGTTTATACATTATTAAGCAGTTTATGGATTCTATAGACTATCATCAGAATCCCGACGGTGAATGCGTTTTTACTATGAAAAAATATATCACCACAAACAGCCAAATCATTTAA
- a CDS encoding putative manganese-dependent inorganic diphosphatase: MSKISVIGHKNPDSDSICSAIAYTYLKNMIDKENEYRAFRCGNINSQTKFILENANMTAPDFMSDIYPKVEDVMSKDVVSSRADSPVFNVMKNIENLKIRMTPVVDESNKVNGIVSILEINDYFMTGDILKKPVYTFRPENFENVIDGYFHAKGEYDEFSASIMVGSMPYERYVEHMEKFDLRQTVLVVGKRRDIVEFALSNEVPAVILTGIKSSADLDFDFSGYKGWVYISNLDTAETLRRLTLTVPAKYLMSPDIPVITPNDDLDDAKDLMLRHNRRGLIVVDENEQLAGIVTRSDVLKGHKQKIIMVDHNEMNQAVDGTETAEILEVVDHHRLGTVKTTKPIQFLAKPVGSTCSIIYEQFRNYNVEIPKNIGLLLLSGVLSDTVMLKSPTTTLFDKEIVEELANLLNVDYSEYGKKMFYATDSLKSREPEEVINADFKKYSEYGFEFGIGQVEVVNLNEIDELKDDFVDALKNVRDRKKLDFAMLLVTDIVNTDSVLLSTEFYAAKRLVYRKLDDYSFDLPGVLSRKKQLLPEVLRVLEETAKK; encoded by the coding sequence ATGTCAAAAATTTCCGTTATTGGGCATAAAAATCCGGACAGTGATTCCATATGTTCGGCAATTGCCTATACGTATCTGAAAAACATGATTGATAAGGAAAACGAATATCGGGCATTCAGATGCGGTAATATTAACAGTCAGACTAAATTTATTCTTGAAAATGCCAACATGACAGCTCCCGATTTTATGAGCGATATATACCCTAAAGTTGAGGATGTTATGTCAAAGGATGTTGTTTCATCCCGTGCAGATTCACCGGTATTCAATGTTATGAAAAATATTGAAAATCTGAAAATCAGAATGACACCGGTTGTTGATGAGAGTAATAAAGTTAACGGCATTGTGAGTATATTGGAAATAAACGACTATTTTATGACCGGCGACATCTTAAAAAAGCCCGTTTATACATTCAGACCTGAAAATTTTGAAAATGTGATAGACGGTTATTTTCACGCTAAAGGTGAATATGATGAATTTTCCGCCTCAATTATGGTGGGTTCTATGCCTTATGAGCGTTACGTGGAGCATATGGAAAAATTTGATTTAAGGCAGACGGTTCTGGTTGTGGGTAAAAGAAGGGATATAGTGGAATTTGCCCTCTCAAATGAAGTGCCCGCTGTTATTCTTACAGGGATAAAATCATCAGCGGATCTTGATTTTGATTTCAGCGGCTATAAAGGCTGGGTTTACATTTCTAATCTGGATACTGCAGAGACTCTGAGGAGGCTGACCCTTACGGTGCCGGCAAAATACCTCATGAGTCCGGATATCCCAGTTATCACACCCAATGATGATTTGGATGATGCAAAAGATCTTATGTTAAGGCACAACAGAAGAGGACTTATAGTGGTGGATGAGAATGAACAGCTTGCGGGGATTGTAACCCGTTCGGATGTTTTGAAAGGTCATAAACAGAAAATTATTATGGTGGATCACAATGAGATGAATCAGGCGGTGGATGGGACGGAAACAGCAGAAATTCTTGAAGTCGTTGATCACCACAGGTTGGGGACGGTAAAAACCACAAAGCCCATTCAGTTTCTTGCTAAACCAGTGGGCAGCACCTGTTCCATTATTTACGAGCAGTTCAGAAATTATAATGTAGAGATTCCCAAAAATATCGGTTTGCTTCTTTTGTCAGGCGTTCTTTCCGATACAGTAATGTTAAAATCCCCAACGACCACACTTTTTGACAAGGAGATTGTGGAAGAGCTCGCAAATTTGCTAAATGTTGATTATTCAGAATATGGTAAGAAGATGTTTTATGCCACTGACAGTTTGAAATCCAGAGAGCCTGAAGAGGTTATCAATGCAGATTTTAAAAAATACAGTGAATACGGTTTTGAATTCGGCATAGGCCAGGTGGAAGTTGTTAACCTTAATGAAATAGATGAGTTGAAAGATGATTTTGTTGATGCCCTTAAAAATGTCAGAGACAGGAAAAAGCTTGATTTTGCCATGTTACTTGTTACGGATATTGTAAATACGGACAGTGTGCTTCTTTCCACTGAGTTTTATGCGGCCAAAAGACTGGTATACAGGAAACTGGACGACTATTCTTTTGATCTTCCCGGTGTGCTTTCCAGGAAAAAACAGTTGCTGCCTGAGGTTTTGAGAGTCCTTGAAGAGACCGCTAAAAAATGA
- the scpA gene encoding methylmalonyl-CoA mutase has translation MSEFKKYNIKDWEELAKKESKKDSLNHLNWETPEEFTVKPLYTNEDIENLEFVDTFPGLSPFVRGPRATMYAGKPWTIRQYAGFSTAEESNEFYRKNLAQGQQGLSVAFDLPTHRGYDSDHPRVVGDVGKAGVAIDSIQDMKILFDDIPLDKVSVSMTMNGAVIPIMANYIVAAEEQGVSQEKLSGTIQNDILKEFMVRNTYIYPPKPSMRIVADIIEYTSKYMPKFNSVSISGYHIQEAGANCAQELAFTLADGLEYVKYARDRGLDVDLFAPRLSFFFAIGMNFFMEVAKLRAARFLWAKLMKQFNPKNPKSMTLRTHCQTSGWSLTEQDPYNNIIRTTIEAMAGVLGGTQSLHTNALDEAIALPTPFSARIARNTQLVLQEETGICNVVDPLGGSYYVESLTNSLIEKASEIIDEVENLGGMTKAMETGMPKLRIEESSAKKQAKIDMGKDVIVGVNKYVKDEDDSVDVLEIDNTKVLEKQVERLKQLRQNRDENEVKAALGKLTEAAEKEGNLLEYAVAAARKRATVGEISEAMEKVFGRYSADIKLQTGVYNSVFGENEKFDEAKKLVDEFAEKEGRRPRILIAKMGQDGHDRGAKVVATGLADLGFDVDVGPLFQTPEETAKMAVENDVHAIGVSSLAAGHKTLVPKLIEELHKLGADDIIVTVGGVIPRNDYDFLYKSGVKCIFGPGTPIFKCARETLQEIEKHGAK, from the coding sequence ATGAGTGAATTTAAAAAATACAATATAAAAGACTGGGAAGAGCTGGCCAAAAAAGAGTCCAAGAAAGACAGTCTTAATCATTTAAACTGGGAAACTCCTGAGGAATTTACCGTAAAACCATTATACACTAATGAAGATATTGAAAATCTGGAGTTTGTGGACACATTCCCCGGTCTGTCTCCTTTTGTCAGAGGCCCCAGAGCTACGATGTATGCCGGCAAACCATGGACAATAAGACAGTATGCCGGATTTTCAACAGCTGAGGAATCCAACGAATTTTACAGGAAAAATCTGGCTCAGGGGCAGCAGGGTTTGTCAGTGGCTTTTGATCTGCCGACACACCGGGGGTATGACTCAGATCATCCGAGAGTTGTAGGGGATGTCGGTAAAGCCGGCGTTGCAATTGATTCCATTCAGGATATGAAAATACTCTTTGACGATATACCTCTGGATAAGGTTTCCGTCTCCATGACGATGAACGGTGCCGTTATTCCAATAATGGCTAACTATATTGTTGCAGCCGAAGAGCAGGGAGTTTCCCAGGAGAAATTATCGGGAACAATACAGAATGATATCCTCAAAGAGTTCATGGTAAGAAACACATATATTTACCCACCGAAACCTTCCATGAGGATTGTTGCAGATATTATTGAGTATACAAGCAAATATATGCCGAAATTCAATTCTGTCAGTATCAGCGGCTACCACATCCAGGAAGCCGGTGCAAACTGTGCTCAGGAGCTGGCTTTTACCCTTGCAGACGGTCTTGAATATGTGAAATATGCCAGAGACAGAGGACTGGATGTGGATTTATTTGCTCCGAGGCTGTCTTTCTTCTTTGCAATAGGTATGAATTTTTTCATGGAAGTTGCAAAATTGAGGGCAGCAAGGTTCTTGTGGGCAAAATTGATGAAGCAGTTTAATCCGAAAAATCCCAAATCCATGACATTAAGAACTCATTGTCAGACATCCGGCTGGAGTCTGACAGAGCAGGATCCTTATAATAACATAATAAGAACCACAATAGAGGCAATGGCAGGTGTATTAGGGGGTACCCAGTCTCTTCACACGAATGCGCTGGATGAAGCGATAGCTCTGCCAACACCCTTCTCCGCCCGCATTGCAAGAAATACGCAGCTTGTACTCCAAGAGGAAACCGGTATCTGCAACGTTGTTGATCCTCTGGGCGGTTCTTATTACGTTGAAAGTTTGACCAACAGTCTGATTGAAAAAGCTTCTGAAATAATTGATGAAGTTGAGAATCTTGGCGGAATGACAAAAGCCATGGAGACAGGGATGCCTAAATTGCGAATTGAGGAATCCTCTGCAAAAAAACAGGCTAAGATTGATATGGGTAAAGACGTAATTGTCGGTGTTAACAAGTATGTGAAAGATGAAGATGACTCCGTAGATGTGCTCGAAATAGATAATACAAAAGTTCTTGAAAAACAGGTGGAAAGACTTAAACAATTAAGGCAGAATAGGGATGAAAATGAAGTAAAGGCTGCGTTAGGGAAACTGACCGAAGCTGCCGAAAAGGAAGGTAATCTTCTGGAATACGCGGTTGCAGCGGCCAGAAAAAGGGCAACAGTCGGCGAAATTTCCGAAGCTATGGAAAAGGTTTTCGGCAGATATTCAGCTGATATAAAACTGCAAACCGGGGTGTATAACAGCGTGTTTGGAGAAAATGAAAAATTTGATGAAGCGAAGAAGCTGGTGGATGAATTTGCTGAAAAAGAAGGAAGAAGACCGAGAATCCTGATTGCCAAGATGGGCCAGGACGGTCATGATAGGGGTGCAAAGGTTGTTGCCACGGGTCTGGCTGATCTGGGTTTTGATGTTGATGTGGGACCTCTTTTTCAGACACCGGAGGAAACTGCAAAAATGGCTGTGGAAAACGATGTCCATGCAATAGGTGTTTCAAGTCTGGCAGCGGGTCACAAAACGTTGGTACCGAAGCTGATTGAAGAGCTGCATAAACTCGGAGCCGACGATATAATTGTGACTGTTGGCGGTGTTATACCAAGGAATGATTACGACTTTTTGTATAAATCGGGAGTTAAGTGTATTTTCGGTCCCGGAACTCCTATATTTAAATGCGCCAGAGAGACGCTGCAGGAAATTGAAAAACATGGTGCAAAATAG
- a CDS encoding STAS domain-containing protein, producing MKLNNYMVGKTKIIEVDTIRIDASNSGEFKEKMSELTKSQNAIIDFKHLEFIDSSGLSALVYLHKKSINEKTELRLVNLSPKILDIIKTTGLTQILQIYPDLESAKKDM from the coding sequence ATGAAACTCAACAATTACATGGTAGGAAAAACAAAAATAATAGAAGTGGACACCATAAGAATCGATGCGAGTAACTCAGGAGAATTTAAAGAAAAAATGTCTGAACTCACAAAATCACAGAATGCTATTATTGATTTCAAACATCTTGAATTTATCGACAGTTCAGGTCTCAGTGCCCTTGTTTATCTTCACAAAAAGTCTATCAACGAGAAAACGGAACTCAGACTGGTCAACTTAAGCCCTAAAATACTGGACATAATCAAAACCACGGGGCTTACACAGATTCTGCAGATATATCCGGATTTGGAATCTGCAAAAAAGGATATGTAA
- a CDS encoding cation:proton antiporter, giving the protein MSKEEALLLLLISVGAFIMPFVARKFHVPTAVSELLYGMFIGSFLHFEPHAMGIINFLAELGFIVLMYMAGLELDAEDLQKTSNKTLLIFISHFLAIVLFSVILVNIISLPLYFNLFIVITSIGLLFPILSELGIMETKLGKELLILGSIGEVFSLLALTAFTVIYNYGISYSGLLHILKLAAFCAAAFLTLKILQLFTWWFPSKLSFMAKTGVSSEAGLRGNFLNMLVFVALAAFLNIEVIIGAFIGGMLFAAVFKEREKIQEGFEMIGHGFLIPIFFIYVGLNFETSLLMDFTVVKYALLLCLLIIIVRVLAGFVFLFGAYRLNNIPVFPFSTSFSLTLLIAAAKLGESLGVFSKDISGGVVLASIISALIFPLFFRIIIKKLVV; this is encoded by the coding sequence ATGAGTAAAGAAGAAGCTCTGCTGCTCCTTCTTATATCAGTTGGGGCATTTATAATGCCTTTTGTCGCCAGGAAATTTCATGTTCCTACTGCCGTATCAGAGCTTTTATATGGGATGTTTATAGGAAGTTTCCTGCACTTTGAGCCTCATGCCATGGGGATAATTAACTTTCTGGCTGAGCTGGGGTTTATAGTTTTAATGTATATGGCAGGTTTGGAGCTTGATGCTGAAGATCTGCAGAAAACCTCAAATAAAACATTATTGATATTCATTTCTCATTTCTTAGCAATAGTTCTGTTCTCAGTGATACTTGTAAATATTATCAGCCTCCCCCTCTATTTTAATCTTTTTATTGTTATTACGTCCATTGGCTTACTTTTTCCCATTTTAAGTGAGCTGGGTATAATGGAAACAAAACTGGGCAAAGAACTTTTGATTCTTGGGAGCATAGGTGAAGTTTTCAGTCTTTTGGCTTTGACAGCATTTACGGTTATTTATAATTATGGAATAAGTTATAGCGGTTTACTGCACATCCTCAAGCTGGCGGCATTTTGTGCTGCAGCTTTTCTTACTCTGAAGATTCTGCAGCTTTTTACCTGGTGGTTTCCGAGTAAACTAAGTTTTATGGCTAAAACCGGAGTCTCTTCAGAAGCGGGACTTAGAGGCAACTTTCTTAATATGCTTGTTTTTGTCGCATTGGCTGCTTTTTTGAATATTGAAGTGATAATCGGCGCTTTTATAGGCGGAATGCTTTTTGCAGCTGTTTTTAAAGAAAGGGAGAAAATTCAGGAAGGTTTTGAAATGATAGGGCACGGTTTTCTCATACCCATTTTTTTCATCTATGTGGGGCTTAATTTTGAAACATCCCTGTTAATGGATTTTACTGTTGTCAAATATGCTCTGCTGCTCTGTCTGCTTATTATCATTGTTAGAGTGCTGGCCGGGTTTGTTTTTTTATTTGGAGCCTATAGGTTAAACAATATACCTGTTTTCCCGTTTTCCACATCCTTTTCCCTGACCTTGCTTATAGCGGCTGCGAAACTTGGCGAAAGTCTCGGGGTATTTTCAAAAGATATCTCCGGCGGTGTAGTCCTTGCTTCCATAATATCAGCACTGATCTTTCCATTGTTTTTCAGGATAATTATTAAAAAACTGGTTGTGTAG
- a CDS encoding biotin/lipoyl-containing protein, which translates to MITKREYYANVEGFEEEYKLAVEEKDYHVFEVDVLGEKHTADFRQINESICSLIIDNKSYSVEISEDGDQFEVLVDGDSYNVEILDDMKRLMKLREEVGLEGRQVVESQMPGYIWKTLKEVGDEVQAGEPVMILVAMKMENEIKAPKDGVIEEIFVKASEDPQESTVGTGDKLFVIE; encoded by the coding sequence ATGATTACAAAAAGAGAATATTATGCAAATGTGGAAGGATTTGAAGAAGAATATAAGCTGGCTGTAGAAGAGAAAGATTACCATGTTTTTGAGGTGGATGTGCTTGGTGAGAAGCATACTGCGGATTTCAGACAGATTAATGAAAGCATTTGCTCTCTGATTATAGATAATAAATCGTATTCTGTTGAAATAAGTGAAGACGGTGATCAGTTTGAAGTGCTGGTTGACGGTGACAGTTACAATGTGGAAATTCTTGATGATATGAAACGTCTTATGAAATTAAGAGAGGAAGTTGGACTTGAAGGACGCCAGGTTGTAGAATCTCAGATGCCGGGATATATATGGAAGACACTGAAGGAAGTTGGTGATGAGGTCCAGGCGGGAGAGCCCGTTATGATTCTTGTTGCGATGAAAATGGAAAACGAAATCAAAGCGCCCAAAGATGGTGTTATTGAAGAAATTTTTGTTAAAGCGAGTGAAGATCCCCAGGAAAGCACTGTCGGTACAGGGGATAAGCTTTTCGTTATTGAATAA
- a CDS encoding acyl-CoA carboxylase subunit beta, whose translation MEEKIKQFKKLSEEAELGGGLERIKKQHNAGKLTARERIDKLLDKGTFVELDKFVMHRCTNFDMQKTKILGDGVVTGYGKVNGRTVFVFSQDFTVFGGSLSEMFAKKICKVMDLAVEVGAPVVGLNDSGGARIQEGVMSLAGYAEIFLRNSLSSGVVPQISAIMGPCAGGAVYSPALTDFVFMVKETSYMFITGPEVVKTVTSEDVTKEELGGAMTHNSKSGVAHFAAENDEDCLLRIRELINFLPQNNMEDPPIAPTKDDPNRTDDSLNKLVPENPNQPYDMAEIIEKVVDDGNFFEVQEHYAKNIIIGFARLNGKTIGVVANQPQVMAGALDMDSSIKGARFVRFCDAFNIPLLTFVDVPGFMPGVQQEYGGIIKHGAKLLYAYCEATVPKVTVITRKAYGGAYDVLSSKHIRGDINYAYPTAEIAVMGPDGAVQILYRKKIAEAKDPDAMKKKMTDEYRERFANPYRAAELGYIDEVILPEDTRPRLIQAYELLNNKRQTNPPKKHDNLPL comes from the coding sequence ATGGAAGAGAAAATCAAGCAGTTTAAGAAGCTTAGCGAAGAAGCTGAGCTCGGCGGCGGTCTTGAAAGAATCAAGAAGCAGCATAATGCCGGTAAACTTACAGCTCGGGAAAGAATTGATAAACTCTTGGATAAAGGAACATTTGTAGAGCTGGACAAGTTTGTGATGCACAGATGTACCAACTTTGATATGCAGAAAACAAAGATTTTGGGTGACGGTGTTGTAACCGGCTACGGTAAAGTTAACGGAAGAACTGTTTTTGTATTTTCACAGGATTTCACAGTTTTCGGTGGTTCGCTTTCGGAGATGTTTGCCAAGAAAATATGTAAAGTTATGGACCTTGCTGTTGAGGTTGGAGCACCTGTGGTAGGTCTTAATGACTCGGGCGGTGCGCGTATTCAGGAAGGTGTTATGTCTTTGGCAGGTTATGCTGAGATATTTTTGAGAAACAGTCTTTCTTCAGGCGTTGTTCCTCAGATTTCTGCAATTATGGGGCCATGTGCCGGCGGTGCTGTTTATTCACCCGCTCTTACAGATTTTGTTTTTATGGTTAAAGAAACAAGTTATATGTTTATTACAGGGCCTGAGGTCGTAAAAACTGTTACAAGTGAAGATGTTACAAAAGAAGAGCTTGGCGGGGCAATGACTCACAACTCTAAAAGCGGTGTGGCTCATTTTGCCGCTGAAAATGATGAGGATTGTCTGTTGAGAATCAGGGAGCTTATTAACTTCCTGCCTCAAAATAACATGGAAGATCCTCCTATTGCGCCGACAAAAGACGATCCGAACAGAACGGATGATTCATTGAACAAACTGGTTCCTGAAAATCCGAATCAGCCGTATGATATGGCTGAAATTATAGAGAAAGTTGTGGATGACGGAAACTTTTTTGAGGTTCAGGAGCATTATGCCAAAAATATAATTATTGGGTTTGCGAGACTTAACGGCAAAACAATCGGGGTTGTTGCTAATCAGCCTCAGGTAATGGCCGGTGCACTTGATATGGATTCATCCATTAAAGGAGCGCGTTTCGTTAGATTCTGCGATGCTTTTAATATCCCTCTTCTCACCTTTGTGGATGTGCCCGGTTTTATGCCAGGTGTTCAACAGGAATACGGTGGTATTATCAAACACGGTGCGAAGCTTCTGTATGCATACTGTGAAGCAACTGTTCCCAAGGTTACTGTGATTACCCGTAAAGCCTACGGTGGTGCATATGATGTTTTAAGTTCAAAGCATATCAGAGGTGATATCAACTATGCTTATCCAACGGCTGAGATTGCGGTCATGGGGCCGGATGGCGCAGTTCAGATACTCTATCGCAAAAAGATTGCGGAGGCTAAGGATCCGGACGCTATGAAAAAGAAAATGACCGATGAGTACCGCGAACGGTTTGCCAATCCGTACAGAGCAGCTGAACTGGGATATATTGACGAAGTTATACTGCCTGAAGATACAAGACCCAGACTTATTCAGGCTTATGAGTTGCTTAATAACAAGCGTCAGACCAATCCGCCCAAAAAACATGACAACTTGCCACTGTAG
- the meaB gene encoding methylmalonyl Co-A mutase-associated GTPase MeaB, producing the protein MHVDNIIKGVIKSNKRHLAKAITLVESKSLSKREDADKLLNSILPYTGNSIRLGISGVPGVGKSTFIESFGKFLTSIGKKVAVLAVDPSSKISGGSILGDKTRMQELAKDHAAFIRPSPSDESLGGVARKTRESMLICESAGYDIIIVETVGVGQSEIEVASMVDCFTLLQLPGAGDELQGIKKGIMEISDIILINKAEGENIHKAQLAKSQIENALHILKARDDNWMVKVLLVSALNNEGVERFWEVLLHFITHMKNGNFFRLKRKKQSVDWMWKLLDEELMRIFKSDERIKEMLVSTEEEVRAGHINPASAAKTLLDVFLKKK; encoded by the coding sequence ATGCACGTCGATAATATAATAAAAGGCGTTATAAAAAGTAACAAAAGGCACCTTGCCAAAGCAATTACGCTTGTTGAAAGCAAAAGTCTCAGCAAAAGAGAGGATGCCGACAAGCTTTTAAACAGTATACTGCCATATACCGGGAACTCTATACGGCTTGGTATTTCCGGCGTTCCCGGTGTTGGTAAGAGCACTTTCATCGAATCATTCGGAAAATTTCTCACTTCAATAGGTAAAAAGGTCGCTGTATTGGCTGTTGACCCTTCTTCGAAAATATCGGGTGGAAGCATTCTTGGTGATAAAACGAGAATGCAGGAGCTGGCCAAGGATCACGCTGCCTTTATAAGGCCGTCTCCATCTGATGAGTCGCTGGGAGGTGTGGCTAGAAAAACCCGTGAATCGATGCTGATATGTGAATCAGCCGGTTACGATATTATTATTGTGGAAACGGTCGGAGTGGGGCAATCTGAAATCGAAGTCGCCTCTATGGTGGACTGCTTTACCCTTTTACAGCTTCCGGGAGCAGGTGATGAGCTGCAGGGGATAAAAAAAGGTATAATGGAAATATCGGATATCATTCTGATCAATAAAGCTGAAGGCGAAAATATTCACAAAGCACAGCTGGCTAAAAGTCAGATTGAAAATGCCCTGCACATATTAAAAGCGCGTGATGATAACTGGATGGTAAAAGTGCTGCTTGTAAGTGCACTTAACAATGAAGGAGTAGAAAGATTCTGGGAAGTGCTGCTCCATTTTATTACTCATATGAAAAATGGAAATTTTTTCCGGCTAAAAAGAAAAAAACAATCAGTTGACTGGATGTGGAAGCTGCTTGACGAAGAACTCATGCGTATCTTTAAAAGCGATGAAAGAATTAAGGAGATGCTTGTTTCAACCGAAGAAGAGGTCAGAGCAGGGCATATAAACCCTGCTTCAGCAGCCAAGACTCTTCTGGATGTTTTTTTGAAAAAGAAATAA